The DNA region GGTGATCGACGCGCTCGTTCCGCTCGTTGACCAAGGCGACATCATCGTCGACGCGGGAAACGCGCACTTCCCCGACACCAGGCGACGCGAAGCCGCGTTGCGCGACAAGGGGATCCACTTCGTCGGCACCGGTGTCTCGGGAGGCGAAGAGGGAGCACTCCTCGGTCCCTCGATCATGCCTGGCGGTCCGGCCGAGTCGTACGCGGCACTCGGTCCGATGCTCGAGAAGATTTCGGCTCACGTCGACGGCGTGCCGTGCTGCACCCACGTCGGCCCCGATGGCGCGGGACACTTCGTGAAGATGGTCCACAACGGCATCGAGTATGCCGACATGCAACTCATCGGCGAGGCGTACGCGCTGCTCCGGGCCGGGCTGCACCTGTCGCCCAAGGAAATTGGCGACATTCTCGCCGAGTGGAACAAGGGCGACCTCGAGAGCTACCTGATCGAGATCACGGCCGAGGTTCTCAAGCAGACCGATGCCAAGACGGGAAAACCGCTCGTCGACGTCATCCTCGATGAGGCAGGCCAAAAGGGCACCGGCCGCTGGACCGTACAGAGTGCCCTCGACCTTGGTGTTCCCGTCACGGGTATTGCCGAGGCGACCTTTGCGCGGGCCATTTCTTCGCAGACCGCTCAGCGTGAAGCGGGCCGTGACGTGCTCGCTAGCGCGGCGGGCGACTTCCATATCGGCAACCGCGAGGGGTTTATCGAAGACGTGCGGGTCGCGCTCTACGCGTCCAAGGTGGTGGCGTACGCGCAAGGATTTGACCAGATTCAGGCCGCTTCCGAGCAATACGGTTGGCACATTGATCGGGGTGCCATGGCG from Demequina lutea includes:
- the gndA gene encoding NADP-dependent phosphogluconate dehydrogenase, coding for MTLAQIGVTGLSVMGRNLARNFARNGFSVAVHNRSASKMESLIDEHGSEGTFVGCASLEDFVAALERPRKIIIMVQAGDATDAVIDALVPLVDQGDIIVDAGNAHFPDTRRREAALRDKGIHFVGTGVSGGEEGALLGPSIMPGGPAESYAALGPMLEKISAHVDGVPCCTHVGPDGAGHFVKMVHNGIEYADMQLIGEAYALLRAGLHLSPKEIGDILAEWNKGDLESYLIEITAEVLKQTDAKTGKPLVDVILDEAGQKGTGRWTVQSALDLGVPVTGIAEATFARAISSQTAQREAGRDVLASAAGDFHIGNREGFIEDVRVALYASKVVAYAQGFDQIQAASEQYGWHIDRGAMARIWRGGCIIRARFLNRITEAYERNPELPSLLVDPYFTDIVADGLSGWRRVVSQAALAGIPAPAFSSSLAYYDSLRSERLPAALIQGQRDFFGAHTYKRVDREGTFHTLWSGDRTEVEA